A window from uncultured Desulfobacter sp. encodes these proteins:
- a CDS encoding ABC transporter permease: protein MIWNTFILALRGIRRNVMRSVLTILGIIIGVAAVITLVTIGNGTTAQVTQQIAAMGTNVLLINPGQRHGPGGASGAPSFSVKDVQAIEQQINDLAGVAPAVSASVVAVVGNQNWSTSITGTTNDFFKVRNWTIKSGRTFNENEISAGRTVCVVGDTIRKNLFGNTDPVGQKLRLGTVSCQIVGLLEAKGNSSMGRDQDDCVIMPMKAVQRRFTGDKDIPFIQVAVKDGASTTTASSAIQALLRKRRHLSDNEEDNFRIMDTKELATMLTSTTKTMTALLGAVAAVSLLVGGIGIMNIMLVSVTERTREIGIRLAIGAYEHEVLLQFLVEAVVLSSFGGIFGIILALAASFGATKMLAIPFAPDLSIIIIAFFFSAAVGVVFGYFPALKAARMDPIDALRHE from the coding sequence TCATCGGCGTGGCCGCCGTAATTACGCTTGTGACCATCGGCAACGGCACCACGGCCCAGGTGACCCAGCAGATCGCCGCCATGGGCACCAATGTGCTGCTCATTAACCCGGGCCAGCGCCATGGTCCCGGCGGGGCATCCGGGGCGCCGAGCTTTTCCGTCAAAGATGTCCAGGCCATTGAACAGCAGATCAATGATCTGGCGGGCGTGGCCCCGGCAGTATCCGCCTCTGTCGTGGCCGTGGTGGGCAACCAGAACTGGAGCACCAGCATTACCGGCACCACCAACGATTTTTTTAAGGTCCGTAACTGGACCATCAAATCAGGACGGACATTTAACGAAAACGAAATCAGCGCCGGGCGCACCGTATGTGTGGTGGGGGACACCATCCGGAAAAATCTATTTGGCAACACCGATCCTGTGGGACAAAAGCTGCGCCTGGGCACGGTTTCCTGTCAGATTGTCGGACTGCTGGAAGCCAAGGGTAACTCCTCCATGGGCCGGGACCAGGATGATTGTGTGATCATGCCCATGAAAGCGGTCCAGCGTCGTTTCACCGGCGACAAGGATATCCCCTTTATCCAGGTGGCGGTTAAAGACGGCGCATCCACAACCACCGCATCAAGTGCCATCCAGGCGCTTTTAAGAAAACGCCGCCACCTCTCCGACAATGAAGAGGACAATTTCAGGATCATGGACACCAAGGAGTTGGCCACCATGCTCACCTCCACCACAAAAACCATGACCGCCCTGCTCGGGGCGGTGGCGGCCGTGAGTCTTCTGGTCGGCGGCATTGGTATCATGAACATCATGCTGGTCTCCGTCACCGAGCGCACCCGGGAAATCGGTATCCGCCTGGCCATCGGCGCCTATGAACATGAGGTGCTGCTCCAGTTCTTAGTCGAAGCCGTAGTGCTGTCCTCCTTTGGCGGCATATTCGGCATTATCCTGGCCCTGGCCGCCTCCTTTGGCGCCACAAAAATGCTGGCCATTCCCTTTGCCCCGGACCTCTCCATCATCATTATCGCCTTTTTCTTTTCCGCCGCAGTGGGCGTAGTATTCGGATATTTCCCTGCCCTCAAAGCCGCCCGAATGGATCCCATCGACGCGTTGCGCCATGAATAA